From Desulfatibacillum aliphaticivorans DSM 15576, the proteins below share one genomic window:
- a CDS encoding GAF and ANTAR domain-containing protein gives MEKVNPGTSDYFSKTLDEISRNIAADFFLDDILKLIAFAAVKVTGVDICSLWLFHEPSDRVLRLAATQSIDRTCIKKPTLSINEGVVGHVAATKDLMAIRKLLEEPRFKEREMAVRLSLMSMLSIPMLTGQNEVVGVVNCYTREERDFTEADISLLKGVACQATSAFTKAEHMVRARLIKEELKTRKIIEQAKNIIMKKKGLSRDKAFHWIQEKSLETCNSMRKTAEAILIAEILQCEVK, from the coding sequence ATGGAAAAAGTCAATCCTGGGACAAGTGATTACTTCAGCAAAACCTTGGACGAGATAAGCCGCAATATTGCAGCCGACTTTTTTCTTGATGACATTTTGAAACTCATTGCTTTTGCCGCGGTTAAAGTCACTGGTGTCGACATTTGTTCCTTGTGGCTTTTTCACGAACCAAGTGATAGGGTCTTGCGGCTTGCGGCGACCCAATCTATTGATCGAACCTGTATTAAGAAACCAACCCTGTCCATAAATGAAGGGGTTGTGGGGCATGTGGCTGCGACCAAGGACCTCATGGCAATTAGAAAACTATTGGAGGAACCTCGGTTCAAGGAGAGAGAGATGGCGGTAAGGCTTTCTCTTATGTCCATGCTCAGCATACCGATGCTGACCGGACAAAATGAAGTTGTGGGGGTGGTGAATTGCTATACCCGTGAAGAGCGTGACTTCACGGAGGCCGACATATCCTTATTAAAAGGTGTAGCTTGTCAGGCGACAAGCGCCTTTACAAAAGCGGAGCACATGGTTCGTGCTCGTCTCATAAAAGAGGAGTTGAAAACCCGAAAAATAATTGAACAGGCGAAAAACATTATCATGAAAAAAAAGGGGCTTTCCCGCGACAAGGCTTTCCACTGGATTCAGGAAAAAAGCCTGGAGACATGCAATAGCATGCGGAAAACTGCCGAGGCCATCCTCATCGCGGAAATCCTGCAATGTGAAGTGAAGTAA
- a CDS encoding Crp/Fnr family transcriptional regulator, whose protein sequence is MKSDKTSLFRDLEEHFVERVMYNAGKEHLPDGRVIFSQGDPAERAYFLIKGTVELTIGSEGRLVYTADKPGEFIGWSSLTGGDVYSATATTVGNTRLLSIKREDLYEAMERYPASGMIIYERLAAILGSRLIRIYQTMSESYGDFPLPMDKDQPLHFIAAEA, encoded by the coding sequence ATGAAATCAGACAAAACTTCATTGTTCCGGGACCTGGAGGAGCATTTTGTGGAAAGGGTCATGTACAATGCCGGCAAGGAGCATTTGCCGGACGGCCGCGTGATTTTTTCCCAGGGGGATCCTGCCGAACGGGCCTATTTCCTCATCAAGGGAACCGTCGAACTGACCATCGGGAGCGAGGGCCGTTTGGTGTACACCGCCGACAAACCCGGGGAGTTCATAGGATGGTCCAGCCTCACGGGCGGGGACGTGTATTCCGCCACAGCCACCACAGTGGGCAACACCCGGCTGCTTTCCATCAAACGGGAGGATTTATACGAGGCCATGGAACGGTATCCGGCCTCGGGCATGATCATCTACGAGCGTTTGGCGGCCATTCTGGGATCTCGGTTGATCCGGATTTACCAGACCATGTCCGAAAGCTACGGGGATTTTCCGCTGCCCATGGACAAGGACCAGCCCTTGCATTTCATCGCCGCGGAGGCGTGA
- a CDS encoding immunity protein Imm33 domain-containing protein has protein sequence MDNQKQCMVSRKAVAHGFQIRHFLRAAPEDGVLSGWVFLYGDEDAKYSGNFDNYVTVKIKTILEHNPCVSPYLDFSEGSEFIINENNGQVIPLHEEEEPAEPEAPAPKPEALVLEQEEYPKAPESEKAPFALEQEDYPRPPEPPKEEKPLPPGGKNPENQEGFGEDFKPRRSKKPRVNINPLVWATHYPVWPAVTGLSFIPAVLIMTLVSQWIGGALLGLCVLGTVFYWISVYSRFRNARVLPAIVISASPPMAAVTMDLEKGQSKRPAVRILEFPATKKERESLKTGLRLPAAAKRIEQKGKDGKPYWADFSFVLMNCAVSDKKALSQLLRSFPDRQWEELESRIAMLPPPYEPGLYTMPDK, from the coding sequence ATGGATAATCAAAAGCAATGCATGGTTTCACGAAAAGCCGTGGCCCACGGATTTCAAATTCGTCATTTTCTCCGGGCCGCGCCTGAAGACGGCGTCCTTTCCGGCTGGGTTTTTCTTTACGGCGATGAAGACGCCAAATACAGCGGAAATTTTGACAATTACGTCACCGTAAAGATTAAAACCATCCTCGAGCACAACCCGTGCGTGTCCCCCTACCTGGATTTCTCCGAAGGTTCGGAATTCATTATAAACGAGAACAACGGACAGGTCATTCCCCTGCATGAAGAAGAAGAGCCTGCGGAGCCGGAGGCGCCTGCGCCCAAGCCGGAAGCGCTTGTCTTGGAGCAGGAGGAGTACCCCAAGGCGCCCGAGTCGGAAAAGGCCCCCTTTGCCCTGGAACAGGAAGATTACCCACGGCCGCCGGAGCCGCCTAAAGAGGAGAAGCCTCTCCCGCCCGGCGGGAAAAATCCTGAAAACCAGGAAGGTTTCGGCGAGGACTTCAAGCCCCGGAGGTCCAAAAAGCCCCGGGTCAACATCAATCCCCTGGTGTGGGCGACGCACTATCCCGTCTGGCCTGCCGTGACCGGGCTCAGCTTTATTCCGGCCGTTCTGATCATGACCCTTGTCTCCCAGTGGATAGGCGGCGCCCTCCTGGGTCTGTGCGTTCTGGGAACCGTATTTTATTGGATTTCAGTATATTCCCGGTTTCGCAACGCCCGGGTGTTGCCGGCCATCGTCATATCCGCATCCCCGCCCATGGCCGCCGTGACCATGGATCTGGAAAAAGGGCAAAGCAAGCGCCCTGCAGTCCGCATTCTCGAATTTCCGGCCACAAAAAAGGAACGGGAAAGCCTGAAAACCGGCCTGCGCCTGCCTGCCGCGGCCAAGCGGATTGAGCAAAAAGGAAAGGACGGCAAGCCTTATTGGGCGGATTTTTCCTTTGTGCTCATGAACTGCGCGGTCAGCGACAAAAAGGCTTTGTCCCAGTTGCTGCGCAGTTTTCCCGATCGCCAATGGGAGGAGTTGGAGTCCCGCATCGCCATGCTGCCTCCGCCGTACGAGCCGGGCTTGTACACCATGCCGGATAAATAG
- a CDS encoding phosphatase PAP2 family protein, translating to MTAQNAPMDYRKKGLLVLAGIALFLILFTALASFLDLDRKVTALFYSQEQGFFLAEKQPWLWMYHQGTLPGVLFLVGGLCLWFGGYFYSGLIKWRKYMLLVFLTGVISSGVLINGVLKPYWGRPRPVEITEFGGEWQYHNVFDPGDPGKGQSFPSGHAAMGFAFVPLLFFRKKSRAAFAGGVASLGFGVLMGATRVVQGAHFLTDVTWSGGINLFVAAALYFFILKIPEKEEPDPDRKASVVKKLVFATIFVILAFSVSSSYFTRRPIFETFKKDLTIRPYVQELVVHTDFEPVHVEARYAPGEASRLLVDSKGFGVPSLDLDVHPDSRRIGNAQHIYISIGIHGKYVEMNHSLTVILPQSLENRVKVRFETDEKPQ from the coding sequence GTGACCGCACAAAACGCACCAATGGACTATCGAAAAAAGGGCTTGCTCGTCCTGGCGGGCATAGCCCTTTTTCTTATCCTGTTTACGGCCCTCGCGTCCTTTCTGGACCTGGACCGGAAGGTTACGGCCCTGTTTTATTCGCAGGAGCAGGGATTTTTTCTGGCTGAAAAACAGCCCTGGTTGTGGATGTACCACCAGGGGACGCTGCCCGGCGTGCTCTTTCTGGTGGGGGGCTTGTGCCTGTGGTTCGGCGGGTATTTTTATTCCGGCCTGATCAAATGGCGCAAATACATGCTGCTGGTCTTTTTGACCGGGGTGATTTCCAGCGGAGTCCTGATTAACGGCGTGCTCAAGCCCTATTGGGGCAGGCCAAGGCCTGTGGAGATCACGGAGTTCGGAGGCGAGTGGCAATACCACAACGTGTTCGATCCCGGCGATCCTGGCAAGGGGCAGAGTTTTCCCAGCGGACACGCCGCCATGGGCTTTGCTTTCGTGCCCTTGCTGTTTTTTCGGAAAAAATCCCGCGCGGCCTTTGCCGGGGGCGTGGCCAGCCTGGGCTTCGGCGTGTTGATGGGCGCCACAAGGGTGGTTCAGGGCGCTCATTTTTTGACTGACGTGACGTGGTCGGGCGGGATCAACTTGTTCGTAGCTGCGGCCCTGTATTTTTTCATCCTGAAAATTCCCGAAAAGGAAGAGCCCGACCCGGACCGGAAAGCCTCGGTCGTCAAAAAGCTGGTTTTCGCGACCATTTTCGTGATCCTGGCCTTTAGCGTGTCGTCCTCGTATTTCACCCGGCGTCCTATTTTTGAGACCTTCAAGAAGGATTTGACCATCAGGCCCTATGTGCAGGAATTGGTGGTGCACACGGATTTCGAGCCGGTGCATGTGGAAGCCCGCTATGCGCCCGGGGAGGCCAGCCGCCTTCTTGTGGATTCCAAGGGATTCGGCGTTCCCTCCCTGGACCTGGACGTGCATCCGGACTCCAGGCGGATTGGAAACGCCCAGCACATATATATTTCCATAGGCATCCACGGAAAATACGTGGAAATGAATCATTCCTTGACCGTTATCCTGCCCCAGAGCCTGGAAAACAGGGTTAAGGTGCGTTTTGAAACAGATGAAAAACCGCAATAA
- a CDS encoding acyl-CoA dehydratase activase: MEKTHMTNQNASGLHSLGLCLGASTITMASIIQGGGVPFEVERTLALPHEGNPRKALLKALEQFDLNAYDRITVTGRRLRNLLNLTSIPEPEAVEAAYQLFKPEGEPCQAVVSAGGETFMVYQLGKTGQVSNVLTGNKCASGTGEFFLQQLRRMNVTLEEAATWAATETPHHVSGRCSVFCKSDCTHATNKGIPKSRVTAGLCQMMANKILELLKKVGRDRIMLTGGTSQNQMMVHYLKQEIKDLVIPEHAYCYEAIGAALWGLENKTLAFPGMDGLFNANAAVMDILEPLASFEDQVHFKTMTTGEVQKGDVCILGLDVGSTTTKAVLLRTKDKAMLASVYLRTNGDPVGASRQCYQAILEQVEEKAPSESISIIGLGVCGSGRQIAGLHALTDGVINEIIAHATAAVHFDPKVDTIFEIGGQDAKYTWLTNGVPSDYAMNEACSAGTGSFLEEAAFETLGVKMEDIADIALQGQSPPNFNDQCAAFISSDIKNAIHEGIQHEDIVAGLTYSICMNYSNRVKGARTVGERVFMQGGVCYNRAVPLAMAALVGKPIVVPPEPGLMGAFGVGLAVQEKIEQGLMAPQTFNLKTLVARDVVYKTPFICKGGKEKCDRKCEIAVIEIEGKKYPFGGACNRYYNLRREIKYEIEELDLVRKRQELIFHKYGAPQGEARQGIQRGTVGINRSFLTNTYYPLYSHFFANLGLAPVVPDKPSQKGIDAREAAFCYPGELAHGFFHTMIQNDPAPDFIFLPHFKAISITNGFKASQVCPFVQGEPFFLGATFAREIQALEAKGTQMLTPTLDFSKGVHAARNAMVEAVHAAGIPRSEAREAFDKALAVQQECMDEMKALGAKALKALENDPDKIAVALFARPYNGFVSEAHMGIPHKIASRGVMVIPFDFLPLENERTKRHMYWGMGQLILKAARFAEKHPQLFGTFITNFSCGPDSFVVGYFRDIMGRKPSLTLELDSHTADAGLETRIEAFLDIVASYRQLSRLKTMAKPKKLFTPASVGLEKKGPYVITSSGEKLPWTDPRVTVMLPSMGRISSEAAAAAFRGMGLNAVAHPPSDERILKLGRANTSCKECLPLILTTGTLLSYLEREKREDEILIYFMPTASGPCRFGQYHIFMEDLIKKRGIPDVALFSLTAENAYAGMGGNFQVWAWRSLVTADVMEDVRSMLLACATDTDYAMAVFEEEWTKILAALETQSFFRLKRQALASAKRLGAIPRKTAAEDVPVVSLVGEIYVRRDSLSRRKLTENLAKRGIAVRCSPIAEWIIYSNYLVEKGLVEAPVGFKQKVIQSIKKRFLAHSEKRIKEWLATSGLVPDHTVDMEGIMNCGGAFISENLTGEAILTVGSALYEVGSHTCGAIAIGPFGCMPNRLSESIMARSMTREQKIRLTSGNGKLTRILSDTETLPFLAIESDGSPFPQVIEAKLEAFCLRALRLHDKMAMNRELH, from the coding sequence ATGGAAAAGACGCATATGACCAATCAGAACGCCTCCGGCCTCCACTCTCTGGGTTTGTGTCTGGGGGCCTCCACCATTACCATGGCTTCCATCATTCAAGGCGGCGGCGTTCCGTTTGAGGTGGAAAGAACCCTGGCATTGCCTCACGAAGGCAATCCCCGCAAGGCCCTGCTCAAAGCATTGGAGCAGTTCGACCTGAACGCTTACGACCGCATTACGGTCACGGGCAGGCGCCTGCGCAACCTTTTAAACCTGACTTCCATTCCCGAGCCCGAGGCCGTGGAAGCCGCTTATCAACTGTTTAAGCCCGAAGGCGAGCCCTGCCAGGCCGTTGTGTCCGCAGGCGGGGAAACCTTTATGGTTTACCAGCTTGGCAAGACCGGCCAGGTTTCCAATGTGCTCACCGGCAACAAGTGCGCTTCGGGCACGGGGGAATTTTTCTTGCAGCAGTTGCGGCGCATGAACGTAACGCTGGAGGAAGCCGCAACCTGGGCGGCCACGGAAACTCCGCACCATGTTTCGGGCCGTTGCAGCGTGTTTTGCAAGTCGGACTGCACCCACGCCACCAACAAGGGGATTCCCAAATCCCGGGTTACGGCGGGCCTGTGCCAGATGATGGCCAACAAGATTTTGGAGCTTCTTAAGAAAGTCGGCCGGGACCGGATTATGCTTACCGGCGGCACCTCCCAGAACCAGATGATGGTCCATTATCTGAAGCAGGAGATTAAGGACCTGGTCATTCCCGAGCACGCCTATTGCTATGAGGCCATCGGCGCGGCCCTGTGGGGCTTGGAAAACAAGACCCTGGCCTTTCCCGGCATGGACGGGCTTTTTAACGCCAACGCCGCCGTCATGGACATTTTGGAGCCCCTGGCCTCTTTTGAGGATCAGGTCCATTTTAAAACCATGACGACCGGCGAAGTGCAAAAGGGCGACGTATGCATTTTGGGCTTGGACGTGGGCTCCACCACCACCAAGGCCGTGCTGCTGCGCACTAAAGATAAGGCCATGCTGGCTTCCGTGTACCTGCGCACCAACGGCGATCCCGTGGGCGCTTCCCGCCAGTGCTATCAGGCCATTTTGGAGCAGGTGGAGGAAAAGGCTCCATCCGAGTCCATCTCCATTATCGGGCTGGGCGTTTGCGGCTCGGGCCGGCAGATCGCCGGGCTTCACGCCCTTACGGACGGGGTGATCAACGAAATCATCGCCCATGCTACGGCGGCCGTGCACTTTGACCCCAAGGTGGACACCATTTTTGAAATCGGCGGCCAGGACGCCAAATACACCTGGCTGACCAACGGCGTGCCTTCGGATTACGCCATGAACGAGGCTTGCAGCGCGGGCACGGGATCCTTTTTGGAGGAAGCGGCCTTTGAAACTCTGGGCGTGAAAATGGAGGACATCGCCGACATCGCCCTTCAGGGCCAGTCGCCTCCCAACTTTAACGACCAGTGCGCGGCGTTCATCTCCTCAGACATCAAAAACGCCATCCACGAAGGCATTCAGCACGAGGACATTGTGGCTGGCCTGACCTATTCCATTTGCATGAACTACTCCAACCGGGTCAAAGGCGCCCGGACCGTGGGAGAGCGCGTGTTCATGCAGGGCGGGGTCTGCTATAACCGAGCCGTGCCTTTGGCCATGGCCGCCCTGGTGGGCAAGCCTATTGTGGTGCCGCCCGAGCCCGGTTTGATGGGCGCTTTCGGCGTGGGTTTGGCTGTGCAGGAAAAAATCGAGCAGGGGCTCATGGCCCCTCAGACCTTTAACCTGAAAACCCTGGTCGCCCGGGACGTGGTCTATAAAACGCCTTTTATCTGCAAGGGCGGCAAGGAAAAATGCGACCGCAAATGCGAGATTGCGGTCATAGAAATTGAAGGCAAAAAATACCCCTTCGGCGGCGCGTGCAACCGGTATTACAACCTGCGCCGTGAAATCAAATACGAGATTGAAGAACTGGATCTGGTCCGCAAGCGCCAGGAGCTCATATTCCATAAGTACGGCGCTCCCCAGGGCGAGGCCAGGCAGGGAATTCAGAGAGGGACTGTGGGGATCAACCGCAGCTTTCTCACCAATACCTACTATCCCCTGTATTCCCATTTTTTCGCCAACCTGGGACTGGCCCCGGTTGTGCCGGACAAGCCCTCCCAGAAGGGTATCGACGCCAGAGAGGCGGCCTTTTGCTACCCCGGCGAATTGGCTCACGGATTTTTTCACACCATGATCCAAAACGATCCTGCGCCGGATTTTATCTTTCTGCCCCACTTCAAGGCGATTTCCATCACCAACGGTTTTAAAGCCTCCCAGGTCTGCCCCTTTGTCCAGGGAGAGCCCTTTTTTCTGGGCGCCACATTCGCCCGGGAAATCCAGGCCCTGGAGGCCAAAGGGACGCAAATGCTCACCCCCACCCTGGATTTTTCCAAAGGCGTTCACGCAGCGCGGAACGCCATGGTGGAAGCCGTCCACGCTGCGGGAATTCCCCGGAGCGAGGCCAGGGAAGCCTTTGACAAGGCCCTGGCCGTGCAGCAGGAGTGCATGGACGAAATGAAAGCCCTGGGCGCCAAGGCTCTGAAAGCCCTGGAAAACGATCCGGACAAAATCGCGGTGGCTTTGTTCGCGCGGCCGTACAACGGATTCGTGTCCGAGGCCCACATGGGAATCCCCCATAAAATCGCCTCAAGGGGCGTCATGGTCATCCCCTTTGATTTTCTGCCCCTGGAAAACGAACGCACCAAACGGCATATGTACTGGGGCATGGGCCAGCTCATCCTAAAAGCGGCCCGGTTTGCGGAAAAGCATCCCCAGTTGTTCGGGACATTCATCACAAACTTTTCCTGCGGCCCGGACTCCTTTGTGGTCGGATATTTCCGGGACATCATGGGGCGCAAGCCGTCCCTGACCCTGGAACTGGACAGCCACACGGCGGACGCCGGCCTGGAAACGCGCATCGAGGCATTTTTGGATATCGTGGCGTCGTACAGGCAGCTTTCCCGCCTGAAGACCATGGCAAAGCCCAAAAAACTTTTCACCCCGGCCTCCGTGGGCTTGGAGAAAAAAGGCCCCTACGTCATAACGTCCTCGGGAGAAAAACTGCCCTGGACGGACCCCAGAGTGACGGTTATGCTGCCATCCATGGGCAGGATTTCCAGCGAGGCCGCGGCGGCGGCCTTCCGGGGCATGGGGCTGAACGCCGTGGCCCATCCGCCCTCGGACGAACGCATTCTTAAGCTGGGCCGGGCCAACACCTCGTGCAAGGAGTGCCTGCCTTTGATTCTCACCACAGGCACCTTGCTCAGCTACCTGGAAAGGGAGAAGCGCGAGGACGAAATCCTCATTTATTTCATGCCCACGGCCTCGGGGCCGTGCCGGTTCGGCCAGTACCATATTTTTATGGAGGACCTGATTAAAAAGCGGGGAATCCCAGACGTGGCCTTGTTCTCCCTGACCGCGGAAAACGCGTATGCAGGCATGGGAGGCAATTTCCAGGTTTGGGCCTGGAGATCCCTGGTGACGGCCGACGTCATGGAGGACGTGCGCTCCATGCTTTTGGCTTGCGCCACAGACACGGATTACGCCATGGCGGTTTTCGAGGAGGAATGGACCAAAATCCTGGCGGCCCTGGAGACGCAGAGCTTCTTCCGGCTCAAAAGGCAAGCCCTGGCTTCGGCCAAAAGGCTTGGGGCCATCCCAAGAAAGACGGCGGCTGAAGACGTTCCCGTGGTTTCCCTGGTGGGGGAAATCTATGTGCGCCGCGACTCCCTTTCCCGCAGGAAGCTGACGGAGAACCTGGCCAAGCGGGGCATAGCCGTGCGTTGCTCCCCCATCGCTGAATGGATTATCTACTCCAACTATTTGGTGGAAAAAGGGCTTGTGGAGGCGCCGGTCGGCTTTAAGCAGAAAGTCATCCAATCCATTAAAAAACGCTTTTTGGCCCATAGCGAGAAGCGCATCAAGGAATGGCTGGCGACCAGCGGCCTGGTTCCCGACCATACCGTGGACATGGAAGGCATCATGAACTGCGGAGGCGCCTTTATTTCGGAAAACCTTACGGGGGAGGCCATCCTCACTGTGGGCAGCGCCCTGTACGAAGTGGGCTCCCATACCTGCGGGGCCATCGCAATCGGGCCCTTCGGGTGCATGCCCAACCGATTGAGCGAGTCCATTATGGCCCGGTCCATGACCAGGGAGCAGAAAATCAGACTGACTTCCGGCAACGGCAAGCTGACCCGCATTTTGTCAGACACGGAAACCCTGCCGTTTTTGGCCATAGAAAGCGACGGATCGCCTTTTCCACAGGTTATTGAGGCGAAATTGGAGGCCTTTTGCCTAAGGGCCTTGCGGCTTCACGATAAAATGGCTATGAACAGGGAGTTGCATTAA